The Pichia kudriavzevii chromosome 3, complete sequence nucleotide sequence aagttcatattgtaacacacctcgctcctagttcatattgtaaccctcgctcctagttcatattgtaacacacctcgctcctagttcatattgtaacacacctcaTTGCCACTAGTGGActtgttttttatttaatagACTGACTTCTTAATTACCTAGTTCATATTCTTTCTCCAGGGGTATCTGTTGTGGGCCCATAATATAGTGAAATTACATGTTTCATGTTGGATACAAATTCCCTGTAATAATAACTCTACCTGGTTTGTAAGAACACTACTTTGGCGATAGCAGTTGTAGATACACTAATGTTGGAAACAAATTCCTCtgatcattttcttcatgatTTCTTACAGATGAATTCTAAAAGATCAAACTTCAACTAATAAATTATTAATTATTTTTCTACTTTCTTCTAATTTTTGCATGATAATTTTTACTAAAcgtttttgaacaaaaaacacTCCCCAGATACAATTTGTcagaaatataaatatcagATAAAAGATAGTTCCTTGATCAATACAAACAGATACATAGAGTGCAAATAACAACCAGCAAACTAAAACAACCAGTAACAGAATACCCAAAATCCGCTGATGAGGTCTCCtacaattttggaaaaaaattgcTCGCGCTCTTGGTCCAGTGGAAAAAGACACCGCGTAAAAATCCAGCCGGCACTGGTTCGAGAACCGCAAGCAGAACTAATTGGAAATCACATTATTGCTGGGTGTGGTATGGACTTCAAGTTTCATGGTGTGCCCCCACAAATGGACTTTTTTGTTCTCGCATTGCCTCTGCTTGATAAAAGAGACCAGGTATCGCTACTAACCACACGAATTCTGAATATGCCGAACAATGCTTGCAGGAATATATGCAAATAGAACCAATATGCTGAGCATCCAGACAAACTACAGTCATTTCTCCTATCCATTACCAACTCTAGCTTCCTCCATAAACCACATAGTAAGCGTTGTAGCAGTTTAGCCAGACTCATGTTTAACCGGGTATGTGCTCTAACATTTCTGTGTGTTTGGATATCTGCTGCATACAGGAAACTATTGTGATGACGCCTCTGGCAAAGCAGAATACCATCTATTagatatcattttcacAGAGAAGGACCTTCTCACACTTCAGTCTCATATGCCTCGAAGATCGTTTATTCATATTGCACTTTCATGCCAAGCCTCTTGCTAATGCAGACACATAGGTTTACTGAAGCATAATGCgtctttcatttttcattcAGTATAAGAAAAGCAAGTATTGGACTTCACTGATTGTTTTTCCTGCACCTAGGAAACCGTGATTTTGAACCATGAGGACACTTTTTTTGTTACCAACACACTTTTCAATACAcagttttttcttttcagcaACAGCACTGCCAAAATCCTTATAAACAAAGTGGCTTCTACAAAATTAGTAAAAAACTCGACTTAGCATCTCTAGTTGCCAAGGATATCAAGACTGTGTTCTACCTTAAACTGAATGGTTCAGACATATCATGTTAATATTAGGGCTGAATCTAGGTGGTGAAAAATGTATTGCAAAACATGCAGTATTGATGGTCCATGAAATACTAGTTTTAATGGCGTTACATTCACTATCGATTTGAACCATGTCATTTGTAGTAACTATCTAGTACTGAATGCCCAAAGGAATGATCTAAAAGGTGTTTGGATCCAATAGGTATCTTACCGCCCTAAGACACGGTGTCGATTCTGCAACACCTTTTCTTCGAAATGATTCAAAGACACCAGCCGTTTGATTTAAGACCTACCtccccttttttttggagTTTGTCTTTTAATATTGCACTTTAACACTGGTTGTTATCGTCCTTTATCATGTTTAATATACAACCTTGTGGTAATGAGTAGCCCATAAAACCGAAAGGTATGGATCTTTTCATCGCTTTAATTTCCTTATTAAACGCGGTTTCCAAGGATAGATGCACAGTATGTTTTCCAATGCTATTCCTAAGATAAATAAGATGCTATCTATAAAGTCCTTTATAATTTGTTTCAATTTAACATCCTTTAACATAGCTACTAGATATCATAATAGGCACTATTCTGACAGAATTTATTTAATATGATGCTTagtaaaattgaaaaaccaTGTGTCTCAATCAACACCCAAGAAATAAGAAAGTTATTTCTGTAGTAGAGTCGAGGAAACACTTATATATTGCTTGGGATTTTTCTTATCTTacttattcttctttttttttttggcggaaaagaaagatttCTCTTTATTGCAAGCTGtgcatttttttgttatctATGTCAACACTGACAAAGTACATATAATCACAAAAAATCCAATCTATGTATGTCGATACGTACCAGAAAACATTctagagaagaaaaaaatgggaacTTACCACATACGCTCTTCTTTTATTACATCtaagtttgtttttttgattgtctGATAAACACGAAAAGATAAAAACTGCGTTTCAAAACacttttggaaaacattCGTAATCACTGGCAATTCCGATACCACAACTGCATGATGCCTACAtagaatcaaaaacattttGCTTTGCTTGTCTCTTGAAAGCTCCAATGCTAAATATTCCGAAATACCACATAAAACAGTTAGTCATTATAGCATATCTTTCACAAAGAGTCGATTTGTGCTGCCACCTTCGACTTCCGTATTCTCAAGCTATAACACAATTACATATATATCACCAGAATATATTCTGCATTTCATACCCAATTCATTGCCCCCTAAAGGGTtgcaaaaccaaaaagacCTGAAGAGATAAGCCCTAAACCAGAATGGTAAGATAACTCCGTAACCCGATTCTACTTGTGGACGTTTATTGTctgtgtgtgtgtgtgtgtgtgtgtggTGTAAAATTTCCGCACTTGTTATCTAAACTATTCCTGCCTAGATAACAACACTCGACAGGTGTATGATGAACTATATCCTACTATAAATAGTATGTTTATCTCGCCAGAGTCGACCGGTACGCCACTATGTATAGTAGGATGCCCAGAAGAAGCAGTGTGCATTATAGCAAATAAGCAACAGACATCATGGATAAAGATAAGAGGATCATTGTTCTTGGGGCTGGTGTGATGGGATTGTCAACTACTCTATCCCTCTTGGAGAATGGTTACAAGGACATTTCACTCTACGACAAACGGGATTATTTTGCAAAGAGGTACAGCTACTTTGATGGATGCGACAGTCCCTCTTCAGACCTTAACAAGATCTTCCGCTCTAGTTATGGTGCCGAAGTTCACTACCAAAAAATGTCGTTCTTGAGCCGTGAAAAGTTCCAGAGGTGGAACAGAGAGATTGCGGAGCAGAAATGGGAAGGCGGCGAGCCAATATACCTAAACACAGGCAATGTTCACCTCACCGATAGAGGTGAATTGCCAGAGTTTGAAAGGTTGACGTTGGAAAACATGCCGGAGCACTCAATTCATATCACAGATGCAGATGCAGGTGAAAGGGCAGTTAAACAAGGCCTCGATCCATGTTCAGTAGATCCTTTCGACATGAGACGGAAAGGTAAAAACCTACAAGGTGTTTTGGACACTACCGGTGGTATGACGTTGGCTGACAAATCGTGCCGATGGATATTGGAAAAGTGCATAGCTATGGGCAAAGACCGACTAAAGACGTTTTTCGGTGACTGCGGCACGTTTAAGGAGCTTTTATTAGAATTCAACAGCAAAACactgaaaagaaaatgtgTTGGAATTAAAACCCTTGACAATGAGGCACATAAGTGCGATCACTTAATTGTCTGTGTAGGGCCATGGACAACCGAAGTTATCCCCGAAGCTAGTGAGAAGCTGGAAGCTACAGGCGGTTCCGTCTGCTTGATAAAGATTACCGACGAGAAGCTCAAGGAAAGATTCAACCAGTCTAAATTTCCAACGTGGACATATAAAGTAAGAGATGGCGCAATAGGAGGCCTATACGGTTTCCCCTGTACAGGAGGTTATCTGAAAATTGGGTATAGGGGTTTGAAGTGGATAAACCCCCAAAATGGCCTCAACTCTAAAGTTAAGACCAAATGGAGCCCGGATGAGACCGAGACTAACATTCCGCTTTTTGCATTGAAGCAGATAAAAAACTTTGTTAGAGAACACATACCGGAGATACCGAAAATCACAATGACAAGATTGTGCTGGTACTCGGACAGCGAAGATAACGATTATTTAATATCCTTCTGTCCATATTATGAAGAGAACTCTGTATTTGTGATGGGCGGCGATTCTGGCCATGCATTTATGATGTTAGGTAGCATCGGGGATGTTGCAGTTGGAATTATCAATGGTACGGGCAACAAATTGTTTAAAGATTTGTTTTCCTGGGAGAGAGAAAGACCGAAATTGAATCCGATTAATGGAGGAAAGGAGGATCCACGGTGTTTGGAGGATACAGTAATGGCTACACCTAAGGATTGGTACATCCATGAACCACCGAAGTTGTAAAATCTGATAGTATCTAGCGGATATTTTTATAGTTGACAATCCTAAGTATTAcaccaaaaaaatgatCCTAGAAATCCTCAGAAATAGTGTTTGTAAAATCTTTGGACTACCAGCTgtacctttttttttacaagAATGGGTATCAATTTAAAGTGTAAAGTCTTTCGTGGCATTGTTAAAATTTCCGCCAATAACAACCTAACACGGCAAAACATGACGTGCATGGTTGCATGTTTCTAAAACATGGAAGTCTGAAAGATAAGCTACAACTGTTGGCTTAGTGTAATGCATTGTGTTATAACAGTGGACGACAATTCTGCTTAAAGGTAAGTGAGGTAATCTCCTAAACCAATGTGTTCATTTGGCGATGTGCCATCATTTGAAAACAGGTGGTTCCCCGCCGTTAGGAGCATTGTGTTTGGACTACACAGAGGACATCCACCGACCACCCGGAGATGTGATTGTTTCTGAGACGTATACCTTTCCCGTTATACAAGAAAAGGTTATAGGGGCAACTCTGTGGAAGGTAGTTGACTCTCAGAGTTTTTCAGACAGCTATGTTCAGCTTTTTGTCGACGCTTGCAGAGTTTTGCAAAAGAAAGGTTGCATTGGCATAATTACCTCTTGTGGATTTCTAGCACAGATACAGGAGAGACTGGCGGAGCAGATCGAAGTACCAATAGCCACCAGTAGCTTGTTGCAAGTGCCTTATGTTTTAGCTATAATAGGACCTAGAAAGAAAGTCGGGGTCATTACTTTTGACGAGGCTAGATTGAGTGAAACTCATTTCAATGGTGTTGGAATCAACAACGAGATGCTGAAGAGAGTAATTGTTACTGGCTGCCACCCCAAAGGTGCATTGCATAGGATCATTACTCGTGGAGATCCATACATTGCAGAAGAAGTAAAGCAAGAACTGGTAAATTTAGCAACCGAGCTTGTTCAGAAGAACCAAGATATTGGGGCTATAGTATTGGAGTGTACACAGATGCCTCCGTACTCTGAGGCTATACAACAAGCAACGAAGCTTCCTGTATTTGATGGAGTTACCATGGTGAAGTGGTTCTACTCTGGTTTGAATAGTATGGCTGTACCTGATGACAAGAACAGACAAGATGCATTAAGGAGAAGGCTAAGAAGTAGcaaggaagaaaaaccGCCCTAGCAATCTTCTGGCAAGCCTGACACTAATGTCAAGGttcgattttttttttttgaatatcatTGTATCCTAAGTATGTACCGACTACGTACTGCCTCCTAGGTAGAGCAACTGCTCTGTCACCGAGTCCTTATCTACTATTTTCACACACTCCCGATGTGCTTATCTGCGACGGTAATCTCCCAAATAGGAAAACCGTGAAAACTTCCGCTCTTTTGTGTCTGCCCCGGAGAATATCCACCACTATTTTGATATCAGTGCTTTTTTTCAGAGATAAGAGGTTAGAGCAATGTTCAAAAGGTATTTTCGGGCAAACTGGGAATGGCTAAAACgataacaacaacaacaacaacataaGGGTAAAAGCTGGATGAAAAAGCAAAACTGGAATTGGTTGAATATGGCGCATTCTGGAATATGGTTATTCTTGGTATTGCTACAACTGAACACTGTGTTGTAGAAAACATGGAGAAACAGAACTCAGGTATGGACAAGAAAAAGCCAACAATATCTATCAATGTATTCAAGCCTGAAAAACAAAACGTACAGTTGAAAAGACCTTTGAGGACCCGTCGTTCAGGAGGCAAGCATCAGATGGCGGCATGTTGTGCAtgtaagaaaaaaagaaagaaatgtgACGGTAAGTATCCGGTATGTTCTACATGTGAAAGATTGGGATTGGAATGTACAATGATATATCCACCAAATGGGAAAGAAATCAAGCGTGATTATTTGGAAACATTAGAGAAATCAGTCAAGGAGCTAACATCAAAACTGGACATCcttcaatcaaaaaatacCACTGGCGCCGAAACTATATCTAATAGAGTTGCTCGTACttttgaaaccaaattCTCAACTTCACAAGTAAAGTATCCTCCGACTTTGAACAAAGACAATGTATTGGCAGAGGAAGTTGGTTTCATTACATTGGGGGCCGGAGGCGAGCCATGTTATATTGGCGAAACATCGGCATATTCGATTGCCAAAGTGATTTCCACTTCATTAACATGCCCTCCCTTTGAAGAACCACATCCATGGAAAGACGGCGGCTTcagtttgaatttggagCTTCCCTTTAGTCATCCTGATATCAAATCAGGGAGCGAGCTTCTATCCTATTACAAGGAATCTGTTCACTGTCAATATCCATTCTTGGATTGGAATTATGTGGAAGAATGCTTCAATTTGGTACTTACAGAAAAGAGTCAAGAACAAGTTcccaatttctttatttacATGATCTTTGCTATCAGCTCTCAACTACATGATGTTTCCaacaaaattcaaacaagTCAGTATACAAGAGCATACTATTCTAAGGCCTTCCAGTATTCCAACAGGACAATCGAATCCCCTACCATTTATGCAGTTCAGGCATTTCTACTAATAGCGgtattttctcaaaaaatGCCTGATAGTTCTTCAGGGTGGCAGGCTATAGGTTTGGCAATTAGGACTGCCGTTATTTTAGGGCTTCACCGAAAACCATACACTAGAAATAACGAGGAGCTAACCGCACATCAGCTTCAAGTACAAGACCTAAAATCTAGGATCTTCTGGTCTGCATATGGCATCGAAAGAATAAATGGTCTAGTTTTGGGTAGGCCTTTTAGTATTTCGGATATAGACATCGATGCACCCTTTTCTATCGAAAGTTGTGAGACAAGGGTCGCCTGCCATGTAATCAAACTTCGCAGGATTCAATCTAATATTTACACGTTTATTTATAAACCGTTGCATTTGACAGATCAACTAGAGAATATGGAAACAACAAGAGTTCAGATTTTGCTTGAACTGAATGACTGGATCCTTACTTTCCCATTTAAGAATGATGCCTCTTCGACGTTCGAAACCAACAACTGGTCGTTGATTTCATATCACAACTCTATT carries:
- a CDS encoding uncharacterized protein (PKUD0C00100; Pfam Domains: DAO(1.8e-13)), which produces MDKDKRIIVLGAGVMGLSTTLSLLENGYKDISLYDKRDYFAKRYSYFDGCDSPSSDLNKIFRSSYGAEVHYQKMSFLSREKFQRWNREIAEQKWEGGEPIYLNTGNVHLTDRGELPEFERLTLENMPEHSIHITDADAGERAVKQGLDPCSVDPFDMRRKGKNLQGVLDTTGGMTLADKSCRWILEKCIAMGKDRLKTFFGDCGTFKELLLEFNSKTLKRKCVGIKTLDNEAHKCDHLIVCVGPWTTEVIPEASEKLEATGGSVCLIKITDEKLKERFNQSKFPTWTYKVRDGAIGGLYGFPCTGGYLKIGYRGLKWINPQNGLNSKVKTKWSPDETETNIPLFALKQIKNFVREHIPEIPKITMTRLCWYSDSEDNDYLISFCPYYEENSVFVMGGDSGHAFMMLGSIGDVAVGIINGTGNKLFKDLFSWERERPKLNPINGGKEDPRCLEDTVMATPKDWYIHEPPKL
- a CDS encoding uncharacterized protein (PKUD0C00105), translating into MCHHLKTGGSPPLGALCLDYTEDIHRPPGDVIVSETYTFPVIQEKVIGATLWKVVDSQSFSDSYVQLFVDACRVLQKKGCIGIITSCGFLAQIQERLAEQIEVPIATSSLLQVPYVLAIIGPRKKVGVITFDEARLSETHFNGVGINNEMLKRVIVTGCHPKGALHRIITRGDPYIAEEVKQELVNLATELVQKNQDIGAIVLECTQMPPYSEAIQQATKLPVFDGVTMVKWFYSGLNSMAVPDDKNRQDALRRRLRSSKEEKPP
- a CDS encoding uncharacterized protein (PKUD0C00110; Pfam Domains: Fungal_trans(4.1e-22)|Zn_clus(4.6e-09)), giving the protein MVILGIATTEHCVVENMEKQNSGMDKKKPTISINVFKPEKQNVQLKRPLRTRRSGGKHQMAACCACKKKRKKCDGKYPVCSTCERLGLECTMIYPPNGKEIKRDYLETLEKSVKELTSKLDILQSKNTTGAETISNRVARTFETKFSTSQVKYPPTLNKDNVLAEEVGFITLGAGGEPCYIGETSAYSIAKVISTSLTCPPFEEPHPWKDGGFSLNLELPFSHPDIKSGSELLSYYKESVHCQYPFLDWNYVEECFNLVLTEKSQEQVPNFFIYMIFAISSQLHDVSNKIQTSQYTRAYYSKAFQYSNRTIESPTIYAVQAFLLIAVFSQKMPDSSSGWQAIGLAIRTAVILGLHRKPYTRNNEELTAHQLQVQDLKSRIFWSAYGIERINGLVLGRPFSISDIDIDAPFSIESCETRVACHVIKLRRIQSNIYTFIYKPLHLTDQLENMETTRVQILLELNDWILTFPFKNDASSTFETNNWSLISYHNSILLLLKPIFLEVSKRKKGSSKEHLEWFKVFTESASAICINYKNMYLKEKMSFTWLAMHCCFVSGISFLYCIWLDTELKVLKWKRKSLIYETISACQTVLYVLAERWNSALRFRDTFERLSSIVKAAIESSCEVRGLSSPRTNDISSSRVFIEGSISIDSYLSCEKYRDMVKHIHSFSDENKTGIKPNVGGTINEEDSLENLLNIFDHSGDQYLRDLFDELEDNVLMIS